AAAAGTACAGTTACAAGCTTAAAAGCTAATATAAATGCCATTGCTCAAAAATATAATTACACTGCCCATGTTACTTTGATTTCGCAGTTTGGAACTGATAAACTGCCATTTCCAGCTACTGTAAGTGGAACTTCCATGCTTCCAACATTAAAAGACGGTCAAAATGTAATAGGGCTAAAGACAACATCATTCAAAGTAGGAGATATAGTTATAGCCCGCCATCCAGAATATGGGCTCATAATCAAACGCGTAGCATCCATCAGTGACGGGAAGGTTCTTTTAAAAAGTGATAATCGAAATGTGGAAATAATAAACAACGAAAAGATCCTTCCAGGCGGGGTTGTAGAAATTGAAACTACTGAAAAAACTCCGCTTGATACCTGGCAGCCGAAAAAGAATATAATAGCTGTGGTAAAATCTTAGGGCCTCTATTAATCTTTTTAACTAAAAAGGTGGTATAATGGTTTTAAAAGGTTTAGATATGAAAATAGAGAGTATTGTTTTTGATAAACATACAGGAGATATAGTAATTAGATTCATGCCTCTTAGAATCCCCTTAAAAGATTTAAACATGCTTTCAGATGATACATCTCAAATTTTAGAGCTTAAAAGTGAAGAAATACTTGAAAAATACCTTTCAAGATTTGCTGCTTATTATATTAAGCACATGGCACATGACCCTAAAGCTATACGTGACCGTGCCAGAGAGTTAGGACTAAGTCCCAAAGAATTTGAAAATCTGGTCTGCAGGAGAGTTAAAGAAATGGGTAACATATCCTCTCTTGACATTGAAGATGAGCCTCCAGCACGTGTTGATGGGAAGTGAACTATTTAGAAACGGTTTAAACATCTTTTAAATCTAAAATAAGCACATTTTAACCCAATTTATTACCTTGTTGTTTTATGTACGTCTTAGTCTCATTTAAAATCTCTTCCCCATGAATTTCATAAAATCTATAGGGCTATATCCATTAATTTATCTTTTTTACCCCAAAATATTATTATTAATGTAATTAAAACTGCTAAAACTGTTCCCAGTATATTACTGGCCGGGTCAAGAGGTGCTGAAAATACTGAGGGTAAATCACCAAGTCCTGCATCAGGAATGTTAACTATAAGTGAAACATAAATATTATTAGCTATATGTATTCCTGCTGCAGTTTCTATACTGTTTTCGCCCAGAGTTATTATTCCAAGCATTAATCCAACAATGAATGTATTAAAAAGTATAAGCAAACTAAATATAAAATTATCACTGTTAAACCAGTGCAAGCTTGCAAATATGATTGAAGTAGCTAAAAGAGGAATAACCGGTTTTTTACTTAAAATTCCAAATCCCTGCATTAAATACCCTCTAAAAAATAGCTCCTCAAAGAATGACTGTACTGGAAATATGATCAAGCTTAAAATAAGGAGAATTATAAATGATTCGAGTTTGAAAGTGAATTTATATATTCCAGGATCTATAAAAAGAGTGATAATTGTGAATATGGCTAAAATAGAAACCCACAAAGCTGCTCCTTTAAAAATTCTTCTCCAGTTAATCTTTGATCTGATTGTAATTACAGATATCAGGCTCCTTTTATGAATAAAACGCATTGCAATATAGAAAAACAAAAAGCTGAATGTGTAATATATTCCCACTAATACAAGAAGTGTAAATGGGTGATCAAGAATGTTTCCCATCCCTTGAAGTCCATCAAGGCCAGACTGTAAAGTTACAATAAGCATGTAAATCATTAAAATTACTGCAGAAATTATTCCAGGAAGTAAAAATGTCAATAAAATTGTTATAAGGTACATCCACCCTTTATTTTTACCTGCCTCTGCACTGTATAGAAACGGAATATTCGAAATATTTACACCTTCCTAAGCTAAATAGAATCTGTTCTTAAATATTTAATAGTATATATCATTACTTAAATACAATGATTAAATTCAATTTTTAAGGTCAGATTATGGACATTAAAATTATTCACGAAGGACTTGTAAAAATTAAAACACCTGAATTTGATAGAATATCATCAAAAGCACCCGTATTTTACAATCCAGTAATGGAGCTAAACAGAGACTTATCAATACTTGCAATAAAGACGTATCAAGAAGAATTAAGGCGTGAAATCAGTATCTGCGATTCATTTGGAGGAAGCGGTATCAGAGGTGTAAGATATGCAAAAGAGATTGATACTGTTAAAAACGTTGTTATCAGCGATATAAATCCAATCGCTGTCCAGTTTGCAGAAAAAAATATAAAATTAAACAGATTAAGTAATGTTGAGGTTTTTAAAGAGGATGCAAACATTCTACTAAGGAAATGCAGGGGGAAATTTGATGTTGTAGACATTGATCCTTTTGGTACTCCTTCTCCATTCATTGAATCTGCAGGAATAAGCTTAAAAGCAGGTGGAATGTTATGTGCAACTGCTACAGATACTTCAGCTTTATGCGGAACATACAAAGAACCATGCATTCGAAAATATGGCGCTATGCCTCTTAAAACTGAATATTGTCATGAATTAGGTATCAGAATTCTTACAGGTTTCATTGCAAGGACATTATCCAAGTTTAGAAAATGTATTGAAGTAAAATTCGCACACAGCAGCGAACATTACATGAGAATCTATGCAGTGGTGCGTAAAGGAGCTAAAATAACTGACGAGTCCTTAAAAAATATTGGATACATTTTACACTGCCATAACTGTCTTAACCGAATGATGATCAGGGGCATTACTCCACAAATTGGTAGGGACTGCCCTGTATGTGGAGGAAGATTCAAAACTGCAGGCCCATTGTGGTGCGGCGCTATTTTAGAAGAAGATTTCATAAAAGGAATGAGGAATAATCTAAAAAATACTAAAATAAATCAGGAAAATAAAGCACTTAAACTCATCAATTTTGCGTATGAAGAATCTAATGCTCCTGTTACTTATTACGACCTCCATGAAA
This sequence is a window from Methanobacterium sp.. Protein-coding genes within it:
- a CDS encoding S24/S26 family peptidase, which codes for MSIKTVIILIGAVIIIAAAVSLAFFMPQSHVEVTPLNQTLQSETEPNVVNITVKTDGKSTGINATPVSGSGKIPDAMIKEMIHKADVDVLSDKSTVTSLKANINAIAQKYNYTAHVTLISQFGTDKLPFPATVSGTSMLPTLKDGQNVIGLKTTSFKVGDIVIARHPEYGLIIKRVASISDGKVLLKSDNRNVEIINNEKILPGGVVEIETTEKTPLDTWQPKKNIIAVVKS
- a CDS encoding type II CAAX endopeptidase family protein — protein: MYLITILLTFLLPGIISAVILMIYMLIVTLQSGLDGLQGMGNILDHPFTLLVLVGIYYTFSFLFFYIAMRFIHKRSLISVITIRSKINWRRIFKGAALWVSILAIFTIITLFIDPGIYKFTFKLESFIILLILSLIIFPVQSFFEELFFRGYLMQGFGILSKKPVIPLLATSIIFASLHWFNSDNFIFSLLILFNTFIVGLMLGIITLGENSIETAAGIHIANNIYVSLIVNIPDAGLGDLPSVFSAPLDPASNILGTVLAVLITLIIIFWGKKDKLMDIAL
- a CDS encoding tRNA (guanine(10)-N(2))-dimethyltransferase produces the protein MDIKIIHEGLVKIKTPEFDRISSKAPVFYNPVMELNRDLSILAIKTYQEELRREISICDSFGGSGIRGVRYAKEIDTVKNVVISDINPIAVQFAEKNIKLNRLSNVEVFKEDANILLRKCRGKFDVVDIDPFGTPSPFIESAGISLKAGGMLCATATDTSALCGTYKEPCIRKYGAMPLKTEYCHELGIRILTGFIARTLSKFRKCIEVKFAHSSEHYMRIYAVVRKGAKITDESLKNIGYILHCHNCLNRMMIRGITPQIGRDCPVCGGRFKTAGPLWCGAILEEDFIKGMRNNLKNTKINQENKALKLINFAYEESNAPVTYYDLHEICRNLKISAPKLMDVIDSLKEKGYFASRTHFKPTGIKTSAPVDEIKKIFLSLT